CCCGACCACCCCGCCCCGTGGTGTTCACGGCCGGGCCGAAGTTGAGTGGCAGCCACCCGAGGCAGCGCAGGCAGGTGGTGTGGCCGGGGCGAACTTGCCGAACTTGTGGCAGGCAGCGGGTAGGACGACCAGACGCGGTGCGGTGGGCATGAAGGTCGTCACGCCGCCACCCGCCCGGACTCGCCGGACTGACCGCCCTTGCCACCGGCAGGCTTGGCCCCGGTGTTCGCCGAGTGCATCGACGCCGCCCGCAGACTGAACGCCACCCGACCGTTCTGCTCATAGGCCGTCGCGGTCAACCCCTCGAAGAACGCCGGGCGAAACGGCGTCCCCGGCAACACCTCCGGCGGGACCGGCTGCACGTCCGCAGCGATCTTCACCACCACGCCGGTGTTCCGACCGTTCGCCGACGGGTCGGTGACCTGCACGTTCCACACCGGCTTGCCGCTGACCTTGTCCTTGGCCGGCCGCCGCTGACCGTTGTCGAAGTCCATCCCCTGTTCGACACCCAGCACGAACGCCCCCTCCGGGAACACGTCGTCGAAGGGCACCGCAAACCGGTAACCGTTGGGCACTGCCATGAGCGCTCTCTCCCTACTCGAACTGTCGGCTAGTCGTCTAGGTAAGAAGAAGTACATAGACGTCTAGAGGAGCTGCGATGAGTTTGTCGGGTTGTTCGCTACTGCAATCGGTCTAGCGTGCGGGGAAGTCGTACTCCAACACGAACGCCGAGGCGGCCTTCACCGTGTCGCAGACCTCCACCGCCGTGCCCTCGGCATCGAAGGCCGTACGGGTCAACGTGATCACCGGGGTGCCCGCACCGAGGTCGAGAGCCTTCCGCTCGTCTGGAGTCGGCATCCGTGCCGAGACCTCTTCGACGAATCTGGCCAGGGTGTGCCCGGCGTCCTCGATTCGACCGTAGATGCCACCAGGGCCGGTGTCCGTCGCGGCGATCGGCGTCCCCTTCGCGATCGACTCGGGGATGAACGACGTCGCGATCTCCACCGGACGCCCGTCGGCCAGGTATCGCCGGGAGCGGACGACGATGCGATCCCCCTCGGTCAGTCTCAATCGTCGTGCGATGTCGGCACCGG
The Actinoalloteichus fjordicus DNA segment above includes these coding regions:
- a CDS encoding GntR family transcriptional regulator; this translates as MMLDLDGIDRTDDRPPYRQIAAILRQQIKSGRLAAGEKLPSESALIEHFGVARMTVRQAVQELRGEGLVIPEHGKGVFVRSAPPVRRLASDRFARRHRDAGKSAFLAETEAAGQKPQVDRIRVTNEPAGADIARRLRLTEGDRIVVRSRRYLADGRPVEIATSFIPESIAKGTPIAATDTGPGGIYGRIEDAGHTLARFVEEVSARMPTPDERKALDLGAGTPVITLTRTAFDAEGTAVEVCDTVKAASAFVLEYDFPAR